The Penicillium psychrofluorescens genome assembly, chromosome: 2 nucleotide sequence TACGGAGCCTTCCAGTGAGTACTTCAATTCTTACCTCTACAAGTCTCAGAGGCAGGTTGACTGAAACTCAATCAAGTTGGTTCAGATGTTGCCGGTCTGACTACCACGGCGAAGAAGACTACAGACGGCAAATTCTATGTGATCAAtggggagaagaagtgggtgACTCAGGGACGTTGGGCAAACCATGCATTGGTTGCTGCCAGGACTGGACCCGGCGGAGCCAAGGGGATTTCTATGTTTATTGTCCCATTAGCCGTCAAGGGAGTTTCGAGGCGGAAGATTGAGAATTCGGGAGTCAGTTCAAGCGGTATGTGCAAGCGGTGTCCTGCTATGGAACGCTGAACTAAAATTCGCTTGTCCTTCTTACCAGGGTCGACTTACATGGAGTTTGACGACGTCCTTGTGCCTGCAGAAAATCTGCTGGGAAACGAAAACCAGGGGTTTGAAATAATCATGTCCAGTGAGTGAGTGAGCTCCCATTGAGAAACCCGCAATGCTGACCATTGGTTTTGTTCTGCAGCTTTTGCACATGAGCGCCTGTGGGTTGGGATTACGGCCCTTCGTCTGGGGAGGGTGGCCTACGAGGACTCGTATCGATATGCACTAAAACGTGAAACATTTGGCAAGCCCTTATTCGAGAATCAGGTTATTCGGCACAAATTTTCGCGAATGGCAAACATGCTTGAGCCAACTCAGGCGTATATGGAAGAGATGGTTCATCGTTCTGTGCGGATGCCGTCTCTGAACTTCTCGCCGCTCGCCGCCATGCTCAAGGTGCAGGCGGCGCACAACCTCGAGAAGATCTCCCGCGAGGCACAGCAGGTCTTTGGTGGCCTCGGATACTCAAAGCAAGGACAGGGACAGCGAGTGGAGCAGATCAGTCGAGATGTGCGCGTGTTAGTCGTTAGTGGAGGGAGTGAGGAGATTTTGCTGGACATGATCGCCAAGCAGCAGCGGAAACTGGCGCATTTGTAAGATCGGCAAGACACGCCCAACAACACTGGGTTCCCCGCAATCCCCGCCCTGTTTGTAAAATACATTCTCGGCAACCGCATTCCTAGCACTTTGTCGATTGCTCATCGCCGTGAAACCAATGCCCTGAGAGGGGCCTTTTATCCACCAGATTTATCTACACAGCTAGACGAAATTGAATTTGCCCTTTGCCCATTTGATCCAGAGGATAGACCTAGTAGCCCCCAAAGCAGATGATCAAGGCTTGCCACGATCTTCGGGCTGTTTTTCCGGACCTGACATGTATGCCCGAGGTCCGACATGTTAGAAAAAGTGGGTGGGACGGTATCCTTCTAATGTCCCCGCACCCATACATTGCAAATATAAAGCTCTGGCCATATTCATGAATAAAATATCGTTACAGGTTTGGAAACCTCTGGTCTCAATCAGCAAATCGACATGATTTTCACCTCCCAGCAGCCAAGAATCTCAGGTAGGCAAATCCGATGATTCATTCCTTTCTATCGAATGGGACTCATTTAGCTGGCTTTTTCTAGTCCCTGAGAACCTCCCTATTTGGGACTTCCTCTTTGAGTCTGAGTTCTCCCCTCTTCGTCGTTCCAAGGCGAACGACCTCGCAGGATTCACCAACGCCGTCACGAAGGAGCGAGTGAGATACGACGAGCTAAAAACTTATGCGACAAGTCTATCAACTGCGCTAGTGCGAGATTATGGCTTACGCGCAGGGGAGACAGTAGCACTGTTCAGCCCAAACACAGTTTGGTATCCAGTTGCAATGCTTGGAACAATCCGCGTCGGTAAGCGACTACCATTGGCTGCACCTCCGGAAAGGGCAGCATATTGATTGAATGCTCGTAGGCGGTGTTATTTCTGGTGCTTCGCCGGCATATAACATTGAGGAAATGAGCTATGCTCTGAAGACTGCTCAAGCGAAAATCTTAATGACAACTGCTGCCTCCCTGTCAGTGGCAGTGCCAGCTGCGCAAAACGCAGGAATTCCTCGAAAACACATTTTTTTACTCGAGGGAGATGCACCTGGATATACAACTATTAAAGACCTTCTAAAAATCGGGGATAAGTCTGGGATCAGGGGCCAGGTGTTGCCATTCCAAATCCCTCCAGGTAAGACCAACAAGGATGTGTGCGGTTTTTTGACCTTCAGCAGTGGTACGACCGGACTACCTAAAGCGGTAAGAGGCATTGCAGTTCTGCCTGGGATCTGTGAAAGTGCTGATATAATCCGGGTGATAGGTCATGATATCGCATCAGAATGTAATGGCGCAGTGCCTTCAGGTTCAACAGGTGACTTCCCCAGATCATAAAAAGGTTCTAGCCGTCCTTCCCTTATTCCACAGTAAGTAGCGCTGAAGTCTATTAGCCATTTTGAAGGTTGCTAATCTCCAAAAAAAACCATAGTTACGGGTCTAGTTCATCAGATGCATCTTCCCGTCTTGCGCAATGCGGAGGTGTACATGCTGCCTTCATTCAGCATGGAGTCCATGCTAAGCACGGTCGTTGAATATCAAATATCCGAAATGCTACTTGTCCCACCCATTCTCATCCGTCTGTTACGGGACCCAATTGTAGCTCATTACAACCTCTCCCATGTTCAAAAATTCTCTTCTGGTGCTGCTCCACTTTCTTCTGAAATTCTACAAGAACTGGAACGAAGATTCCCGAGCACAGGTTTCAAGCAAGGATATGGAATGACCGAGTCCTGCAGTTGTATAACTGCCCATCCACTCGACAAGTGTACCTATAACTATGGACACCGAGGCGGCACCATTGTGGCAAACACCGAGGTCAAGATTATCGATCCTGATACTGGTCGAGAGCTTGGGTACGATGAACCCGGAGAGATTCTCGCTCGCGGACCACAGGTAGTAATGGGGTATTTGGACAACGAAAAGGCAACACGAGAAACATTTGATGAGGATGGATGGCTGCATACAGGTGATGTTGGATACATGGACCGTGAAGGTTTTATAACTATCACAGATCGCATCAAGGAAATGATCAAAGTAAAGGGAATTGCGGTTGCACCGGCCGAACTAGAAGACTTGTTACTTGGGCATCCTATGGTCGAGGACGTCGCTGTCAGTGGAATATCTGACGATTATACCGGTGAACGTCCCAAAGCTTATGTGGTGCTGAAACCAAGCTTCCGTCTGGAAAAGGATGCTTGCACTCTTGTCAAATTGGCACGAGAGCTTATCGACTATGTCCAAGAAAACAAAGTGCGTCACAAGTGGATTGTGGAAGTGGAAATCATTGATGAAATCCCAAAGAGTGCTAGCGGCAAAATTCTTCGGCGAGTTCTTCGCAAGTTCGAGTATGGAAAGAATGGCGAAGACCGATTGATCGCACGGCGCCAGGAAATCCGCTCAAAGCTTTAGATTTTGGATGTTTGGCCGACTGTCGTAGGTGGAACCATCTCTGGTTTTTCTCATTTACTTGTGCATGGGTCTTCGCCTCATAAATATGTTTCAATATATTGCACCAAACTTTGCACTCGAAAGGCCCGAATTCTACGGCTGATACAAATCAAAATCCTTGGTATAATCATTTCAACTGTATGAATGGGGCAGATTCTGATTAGCGATTCTGAAGAAGCGTCATCGAGCCTTCGAGGCTGGATTTATCTTTTTCTTAACGCTAATCATAAATTTTCCGTTCCTCCGTGCTCGAGATGGATTCGACTTTTTCGTGTCGGCTTCAAATACATAGCACGGATCTTCGTTTGCAACTCCATTGGCACCACATGGTCACTAGCAGGAGTACAGGCGCACTACCTTAGCAGTGAGTGAGCCAATGTATAGGCGACCTCCTCGTTAAGGTTCAAGGTTGACACCTTGAGCCCTCTCGATATTCTTGCGAAGAATTGGAAAAGATGGCCGTGGCAGCCTCCTATGAGGTCACCGCAAGGCGCATCCCCTAGCCCAGTTTGTATAGTCCGAGCAGAATACGAGGTGGAACCACGCCGGTCTTGCAGTGTTGATCACGCCCTGTTGGTCATCACCAGAAACAGTAATAATTTTTTGCCACATCAGTCAGGGGGCAGAGCTCTTTTTCACCACTTGCCTTTTAGAGTTGTGGCTTGTGGGGGCGCGAGGAATACCCTATCCATATTTAACAGCCAAAGATAGAGTCCCGGAAATCAATTCCTGCTAGTGACTGTCAAAAAGGACTTATTGTTGAATTTAATTGCCACCACAATATTTTTCATTCAGAATTTCTTGTGAATCGCTTCTTGAGATTGTAAGAGACGAAAATGTAGTACAATATAACTAGCCTGGTCGTTATTGCCTTTCTTGCCAATAGGATACCCTATATGGTAAATGATTCACAACTCAAATTGGCACGAAACTGAAAATTGACTAGCATGTCACTAGTTACAGTATTTGGACGCATTCAATTTTTTCCTACTATGAGCAGCGATGGTAGATCCCTGCAGCAATGGCAGATCCCTAGAGATTCCATCTGTCCTGAAACACACGCCAAACTTGAGGCTGCAGATCCTTGCCTTATGCCGCATCATGTAGAATATCCAACCGGGACGATCAACCGGTCCCTATGCAGATGATTTTGCCCATGATACAATGCCATGAGGATCACATCTTTGGTTGATTTGCCACTCTTGAATAGGAATCGACCATGTAGGCTGTGCAATCATTCCACGCCTATCCCCTGAATCAATGCGCCGGCCCGGATACCTTGAAACAATCGCCATCGGACTTTTCAATTATCGACAGGCGATTTGCCGGTTTCACCGAGCACGTTCATGCTGCTCACATGCAAAGGTCAATCGCAATTCTGGAAGCGCTAAGGCAGGTACCCCAACATGAAGCTTCGTAACTTCCGGTAAACCCGTCGATTTGGGTGGGCAGCAGGGGAAAGACAATTTATGCCGAAATGTGGAAATACCCATCTGTCAGCAGACCGAATAGCATATAAAGGGACCCGCATGCCTCCATTTTCCTTTTCATTCTAACTTCTCAACGTTTCTAAAACTTTCAAACAAATCCCATATTGTTCGATCAAGTTACTTTCCAATCATACCGGAATGATGCATGTCATTTCTACACTAGTCCTCGCTTCTGCGAGCCTCGCTTCATCATATGAGCTGCCTGCCAAGTTAGAGCAGCTCTATAAGGAGCACAAAGTTTGTCTTTCCACGCAAAATATACCACGATGCTAATAGTACTAGACTGGAAACTGCAAGAACGTCCTCGGAAGTGGGTTTAACAACGGTGATTCTAGTGCCGACAATGTTGTGTATTGCGGAGACATTGAAGGAGCAATCTTCCTGCACAGCACCGCAAATGGAGGGAGTTATGCCGACATGGATGTGGACTGTGATGGTGCCGACAATACTGCCGGGGCCTGTTCAAATGATCCCAGTGGGCAAGGTGTTACTGCCTTCCAGTCTGAGGTCAGCAAGTATGGCATCTCAGACTTGAATGCCAACATTCATCCGTATGTCGTGTTCGGAAATCAGGACTCAAGTCCTAAATTTGCGCCCAACAAGTTTGGCATGGAACCTTTAAGCGTGATGGCAGTGGTTTGCAACGGCCAGCTGGTACGTATCTTGATATGGAATTTTCTAATGTGAATTGTGAAGAACACTTATTGACTTTACCGTTCATAAATAGCACTATGGAATTTGGGGAGACACCAACGGCGGAACCTCAACTGGTGAGGCTGCCATCTCCATGGCCGAGCTTTGCTTCCCCAACGCCGGAATTACCGGCAACAATGGTCACACTCCGAGAGATGTCCTCTACATTGGCTTTAAAGGGAAAGAAGCGCTTCCAGGAGCCGACGCAGACTGGAAAGCTCAAGAAACCCATGCCTTCGAGGAAAGCATCAGGGCCATTGGAGACAAGCTTGTGGCTAAACTCGGCGCTGGGTCATCCCCAGCGCCTACAGGCTCAGTGTCTTCAAGCACACCTATTGCCAGCCCTACGTGGACTCCGAGTTCCTCGTGGTCTGCGCCATCGGGGCCGCCAACTCGTTACTGGCGACGCAACATGCGGGCATAGGAAAAACAATACATCCCAGAGACAACTCCCAGGAGATGTGAGGGTACTTTGGTCCTGCCATAAAAAGTATTGATATGATGTTTTATGTGTGGCTACATCTTTTTGAGGATCAGAATATGTACATATCGATATCTTTCTTAGTTCTAATTGCGTTCTGAGACGATACACAAAAATTGTTCCTGAGCATTGAAAAGCGGCTACATATCCTACTCTTAGCCAAGCGTAGACTTACTTGTCGAAGggccattgatgatgatTGTGGAATATACGGGGTAGTATACAATCtccgatcatcttcgacgatTGGCGCGAAATGGTCTATGAAGTTGCGATGATCCCCCTCCCACGCGTTCTACATAATGGGTGGGACCGAAGATAGTTAGCAGGCAATATACAAAAGCCGATTATTACTAGTAATGGTGAAATGGAAGTTTCGTGAGAAAATAATATATCAAATGCGGTTCTAGACAAAGGTAGACGATGTACAGCTTGCCCATATGCAATCCAGGACTCCGACCCGAGAGGGTATTGCATCATGCAAAACTCACACATGCAAAActaaaaacaaaaaagaagaatattTTTTTCGATGCAGAGCATCAGAAATAGAAGGCCACCGGGGGTCTAGGCATTCTCCGCGTGGAACATCTCTTGTTCCTTCCGTGCATACGGGGCGGATTCTTCGGCGATCCACTCGTGGCGACGAGGAATCTCAAACTTGCTGCTCTTCCACGGAGCCACCTTGTTGACATACATCCAGTCCAGTTCTTCCAGGGTGCGCCCCTTGCCTTCGATGACAAAGAAGTACACGACCAGAGTAGCAACGAACAGACATCCGGCAAAGACATAGCCGTAAGCAAAGTCAATGGAGCTGGTAATGAAAGTGGTGAAGAAACTGATCAGAAAGTTCCACAACCAGTTGGACGCAGTTGCCAGAGCCATACCCTTCGCGCGGTACTTGGACGGGAATAGCTCTGCAGCAatggcccagatcatcggGCCCCAGGTCATCGCGTAAGCGGCGATAAAGAAGCACGCGACGACAATCATGCCCTTGCCCACCCCAGGGGTGTTCTCCGGGTGCTTGAGGTCCAGCATAAAGTGACCAAGCGATGAGAAAATCATAAAGCACACGAACATCCAAATGCCACCAAAGATCAGTGACTTGCGACGTCCGAAGTTCTCAACCACATAAAGGCCTCCAAATGTGGTAGCGAAGTTCACTGCGCCAAGGATGACCTGTGTGACGAAGCTGTTGGAGAGGCCGGCTCCTTGGAAAATTGTCGTTCCCTAAATCTGGGGTTAGCGTTCATTCAAGAACGGTATAGTGTGCCGCATGCACAGCCATGGGATAGTCTTACATAATAGAAGAAGTAGTTGGCACCGGTGAGCTGCTGCAGAGACTGCAAGGCCATGCCCAGCATGATACGGTAAAACATGCGCGGAGCGGTGATGAACTCGTGCCACTTCTGTTCCTGGGACTCtgcagccagctgctcgcgaatctcatccatctcctgcagaaTCTGAACGTGGTTCTCCGGCACGCCGTACAGGCGGGCCAGGGTGCGCTGAGCGCTCTCAGCCTTACCATGGCGAAACTCAAAGCGCGGACTCTCAGGGAAGAAAACCATACCGCCACCCAGaacgatggcgaagaggaAAGTAATACCCAGGGTGATACGCCACTGAGCGCTACCCTCAAGAGTATTGGTACCCAGATTGATGCAGTAGGCCAGGAAGATTCCCAAGGTGACGAACAGTTGGTAGCAACTGATCATCGCGCCGCGGATATGGCGGGGGGCGCTTTCACCTTGGTACATGGGCACGAGGAGTGAGCAACCGCCGACACCGAGACCCGTCACCCAACGACCAACCACCATCTGCCACCAGTGACCCGACGGGGAGGAGATCTGGACAATCAGACCGACGATGAGAATGGCACACCACACCGAGATGGACCACTTGCGGCCCAGGAAATCGGCGACGGGCGCCCCAACCAGGGCACCGATGAGGGTTCCGATGGAGAGCAAGCCAACGATGAGACCGGCGCGGACGTCCGTcagcatccatccatctttGCCTAGTTGACCGTACCGTCTCAGGTAGTCGTGCATCTCCTGGAATCCGGAAATCTGTCCGGTATCATAGCCAAACAGCAAGCCACCCATGGAGACGAAAAGGGCCATGACCAACGACCGCATGGTCAAACGCGGGACTGGCGTGTCCACGCTCGCGGGCTGCATCGGCTTCTGGATGGGACTGTTTTGGAACGATGTTTCGGCGCTCGACTGCTGTGCCTGCTGTGCCTGCGGCACCGGGGCGACAGACtcgccatggtgggcagaaGATTCAATACCCATAGTGTGAGGTGGTGATAGTCGTTATCACAGCTGCTCCTCGGAAAGGGAAGTTGTaagagaaaggaagggaaggacaccacggaagagaagaatgtGAGAAAGAGTGTCAGGAGAAGTTGCCCatggggaaggaaaagagaagcagTTTCGCCACGGGGGAAACGGGCCTTCTTGTACCCATGCacaaaaaaaataaaaaatagACTAGCCTTGATTCGTCCGGAACGAGTGGAGGAACGATGTGGGGAGGGGACTCGCGCGAGATGACGATGCACATGGCCGAGTGTCGTGCCTGGCACGAGGCGACTGGGCCTCAACCAGACAATAATAAACCCACCGGCCGAAACCCGACTCGGACTCCCTGACAAACCCACGGGAGGGGCAAGGGGAAAGAGCCAGCCAGCGCCGGTTCCAGCAGACGATCGGCTGTGGTTCGGCCACTCACACGCGCGGTCGGGTAAGACCGAAGACTTTTTGCCACCTCCGGTCGGCATGGTTCTGGAGAGCCAAGGCCGTGCCGAGTGGCTTCGGGATCGCTGGCAGCCCGGCGATCCAGCCCGAATCGGATCCGCCTCGAATGAAGAATGGTCTCGTGAggtttcttttcctggcGTGTTTGGGTAACCCGTTCGTATGCCTGTCTCTCGAGACTCCCTCATGCACCGCCAGGTAAAATTTTCAGTCTTTCGTGGAGTCCGGAGAACCCCGGTGGGCCGGGCTGCGAGACCAGTACGTACGGACTGTAGGTGCCGAGCATGCCGACCCCAGGTCCTCCGGAGACACACATAACCAGAGCCCGAATTAATCCCGATCCGTATTTCG carries:
- a CDS encoding uncharacterized protein (ID:PFLUO_003382-T1.cds;~source:funannotate), coding for MASALTSQIPGADPAWHCRHDHPYYNESHHRLQKFVREYVSGEISPNVEEWEKQGEVPETAFRRHASLGFLAVSAFPIPKEYASGVTLPAGLSVDEWDEFHDAIIIDEMARCACLGTIWGINGGATVGGPPIDLYGTASQKEKYLAPLLRGQQRHCLCVTEPSIGSDVAGLTTTAKKTTDGKFYVINGEKKWVTQGRWANHALVAARTGPGGAKGISMFIVPLAVKGVSRRKIENSGVSSSGSTYMEFDDVLVPAENLLGNENQGFEIIMSTFAHERLWVGITALRLGRVAYEDSYRYALKRETFGKPLFENQVIRHKFSRMANMLEPTQAYMEEMVHRSVRMPSLNFSPLAAMLKVQAAHNLEKISREAQQVFGGLGYSKQGQGQRVEQISRDVRVLVVSGGSEEILLDMIAKQQRKLAHL
- a CDS encoding uncharacterized protein (ID:PFLUO_003383-T1.cds;~source:funannotate), with protein sequence MLGTIRVGGVISGASPAYNIEEMSYALKTAQAKILMTTAASLSVAVPAAQNAGIPRKHIFLLEGDAPGYTTIKDLLKIGDKSGIRGQVLPFQIPPGKTNKDVCGFLTFSSGTTGLPKAVMISHQNVMAQCLQVQQVTSPDHKKVLAVLPLFHITGLVHQMHLPVLRNAEVYMLPSFSMESMLSTVVEYQISEMLLVPPILIRLLRDPIVAHYNLSHVQKFSSGAAPLSSEILQELERRFPSTGFKQGYGMTESCSCITAHPLDKCTYNYGHRGGTIVANTEVKIIDPDTGRELGYDEPGEILARGPQVVMGYLDNEKATRETFDEDGWLHTGDVGYMDREGFITITDRIKEMIKVKGIAVAPAELEDLLLGHPMVEDVAVSGISDDYTGERPKAYVVLKPSFRLEKDACTLVKLARELIDYVQENKVRHKWIVEVEIIDEIPKSASGKILRRVLRKFEYGKNGEDRLIARRQEIRSKL
- a CDS encoding uncharacterized protein (ID:PFLUO_003384-T1.cds;~source:funannotate) produces the protein MHVISTLVLASASLASSYELPAKLEQLYKEHKTGNCKNVLGSGFNNGDSSADNVVYCGDIEGAIFLHSTANGGSYADMDVDCDGADNTAGACSNDPSGQGVTAFQSEVSKYGISDLNANIHPYVVFGNQDSSPKFAPNKFGMEPLSVMAVVCNGQLHYGIWGDTNGGTSTGEAAISMAELCFPNAGITGNNGHTPRDVLYIGFKGKEALPGADADWKAQETHAFEESIRAIGDKLVAKLGAGSSPAPTGSVSSSTPIASPTWTPSSSWSAPSGPPTRYWRRNMRA
- a CDS encoding uncharacterized protein (ID:PFLUO_003385-T1.cds;~source:funannotate); protein product: MGIESSAHHGESVAPVPQAQQAQQSSAETSFQNSPIQKPMQPASVDTPVPRLTMRSLVMALFVSMGGLLFGYDTGQISGFQEMHDYLRRYGQLGKDGWMLTDVRAGLIVGLLSIGTLIGALVGAPVADFLGRKWSISVWCAILIVGLIVQISSPSGHWWQMVVGRWVTGLGVGGCSLLVPMYQGESAPRHIRGAMISCYQLFVTLGIFLAYCINLGTNTLEGSAQWRITLGITFLFAIVLGGGMVFFPESPRFEFRHGKAESAQRTLARLYGVPENHVQILQEMDEIREQLAAESQEQKWHEFITAPRMFYRIMLGMALQSLQQLTGANYFFYYGTTIFQGAGLSNSFVTQVILGAVNFATTFGGLYVVENFGRRKSLIFGGIWMFVCFMIFSSLGHFMLDLKHPENTPGVGKGMIVVACFFIAAYAMTWGPMIWAIAAELFPSKYRAKGMALATASNWLWNFLISFFTTFITSSIDFAYGYVFAGCLFVATLVVYFFVIEGKGRTLEELDWMYVNKVAPWKSSKFEIPRRHEWIAEESAPYARKEQEMFHAENA